Proteins from a genomic interval of Staphylococcus debuckii:
- a CDS encoding Rqc2 family fibronectin-binding protein yields MAYDGLFTRKMVEELQFLKGGRIHKINQPDNDTIIMVVRQNRKNHQLLLSIHSNFSRMHITHKKYNNPFEPPMFTRVFRKHLDGGIIQDVRQIGNDRHIEIDIQSTDELGDKIYRTVILEIMGKHSNLILVDNERKIIEGFKHLTPNTNQYRTVMPGFKYEAPPTQNKMNPYEVTGQEVLKYIDFNQGNVARQLLQNFEGFSPLITKEITERRQFMTSETLPAAYDEVMAETKLEPVPIFHKNHETGKEDFYFMRLKQFDDDSVVYDSLDELLDRFYDARGERERVKQRANDLVKFVQQQLQKSRNKLTKLHAEYEGTQSKETEQLYGELITANIYRIQQGDESLTTQNYYTGEEVTIPLDPTKSPSVNAQYYYKQYNRLKTREHELERQIQLTEENIDYFESIEQQLTHITVEDIDEIREELAEQGFMKQRQNRKKKKQPQIQLQTYLSSDGDLIYVGKNNKQNDYLTNKKARKGYLWFHTKDIPGSHVVIFADEPSETTVEEAAMLSAYFSKAGNSAQVPVDYTEIRNVHKPSGAKPGFVTYDNQKTLYATPDYDKIQEMKNNAQKA; encoded by the coding sequence ATGGCTTATGATGGCCTTTTTACTAGAAAGATGGTTGAAGAACTTCAGTTCCTAAAAGGTGGACGCATTCATAAAATCAATCAGCCTGATAATGATACCATTATTATGGTTGTACGTCAGAACCGAAAGAACCATCAATTATTACTTTCCATCCATTCCAATTTTTCACGTATGCACATTACTCATAAGAAATATAATAATCCCTTTGAACCGCCGATGTTTACGCGCGTCTTCCGCAAACATTTAGATGGAGGGATTATTCAAGACGTCCGCCAAATCGGCAATGACAGACATATTGAAATTGATATTCAAAGTACGGATGAACTCGGCGATAAAATTTATCGTACTGTTATCTTAGAAATCATGGGTAAACATAGTAATTTAATCTTAGTTGATAATGAACGCAAGATTATAGAAGGATTCAAGCATCTGACTCCGAATACGAATCAGTATCGTACGGTGATGCCTGGTTTCAAATACGAGGCGCCGCCTACTCAAAATAAAATGAATCCTTATGAAGTCACAGGGCAAGAAGTGCTCAAATACATTGATTTCAACCAAGGAAATGTGGCGCGGCAATTATTACAAAACTTTGAAGGGTTCAGCCCACTGATTACTAAAGAGATTACCGAGCGCCGTCAGTTTATGACTTCTGAAACCTTGCCGGCTGCTTACGACGAAGTCATGGCAGAAACCAAATTAGAGCCTGTACCGATTTTTCATAAAAATCACGAAACCGGAAAAGAAGACTTCTATTTCATGCGCTTAAAACAATTTGACGATGACAGTGTTGTGTACGACTCCCTAGATGAGCTGCTAGATCGTTTCTATGATGCTCGTGGCGAACGCGAACGTGTGAAACAGCGTGCGAATGATTTAGTTAAATTTGTGCAGCAACAATTACAGAAAAGCCGTAATAAGCTGACGAAATTGCATGCTGAATATGAAGGTACGCAATCTAAAGAAACAGAACAATTGTACGGCGAGCTCATTACAGCGAATATTTACCGTATTCAACAAGGTGACGAGTCACTGACTACGCAAAATTATTATACAGGCGAAGAAGTGACGATTCCTTTAGATCCAACGAAATCTCCTTCTGTAAATGCGCAGTACTATTACAAACAGTATAATCGTTTAAAAACGCGCGAACATGAATTGGAACGACAAATTCAATTGACTGAAGAAAATATTGACTATTTTGAGTCTATCGAACAGCAGTTGACGCATATCACTGTTGAAGATATTGACGAAATCCGCGAAGAGTTGGCCGAACAAGGGTTCATGAAACAACGTCAGAACCGCAAGAAAAAGAAACAGCCGCAAATTCAATTGCAGACCTATTTATCTTCAGATGGCGATTTAATTTATGTTGGTAAGAATAATAAACAGAATGATTATCTGACGAATAAGAAAGCGCGAAAGGGTTATTTGTGGTTCCATACAAAAGACATTCCGGGTTCACATGTGGTGATTTTTGCAGATGAACCGAGTGAAACGACAGTGGAAGAAGCGGCTATGTTATCCGCCTACTTCTCGAAAGCAGGTAATTCTGCACAAGTTCCGGTAGATTATACTGAAATCCGTAATGTGCATAAACCTTCAGGTGCAAAACCTGGTTTTGTAACTTATGATAATCAAAAAACATTGTACGCAACACCGGATTACGATAAAATTCAAGAGATGAAAAATAATGCTCAGAAAGCATAA
- a CDS encoding glycosyltransferase family 4 protein: protein MTKQNILFITQYYEPEPFIISEVAESLVAQGNNVTVLTGLPNYPEGKVYPGYHAGHFSEQGIQLIRLKIRPRKQGKVNLFLNYLSYAFQASRKVLTFGNEFDVVYVYQLSPILLAIPGIIYKSIHKKKLVLYCLDLWPQSLISGGIKPGSFVYNCFLGISRYIYRRADIVQISSKSFEKYFKKEIKKVKVLRYQPQFADDYFLQSLPDEKVEEDKTHTHILFAGNIGHLQSLETWIEAVALLKDSNLILDVVGDGSHFEAIKEKVQKYHLNDKVILHGRKPKSEMPIYYQQADALAVSLINDEVISYTLPGKVQTYMASKKPIIASINGEAADIIRTAECGLVSPAENAELLAENMRKFIEISQADKDRMADNGVDYYLKHFTKADFVRRLIEDLQ from the coding sequence ATGACAAAACAAAATATTTTATTTATTACGCAATACTATGAGCCAGAACCATTTATCATTTCTGAAGTAGCAGAAAGTTTGGTGGCTCAAGGCAACAATGTAACAGTTCTAACAGGATTACCGAATTATCCAGAAGGCAAAGTTTATCCAGGGTATCATGCAGGCCATTTTTCCGAACAGGGAATACAACTTATCAGATTGAAAATCAGACCAAGAAAGCAAGGTAAAGTTAATTTATTCTTGAACTACTTATCCTACGCTTTCCAAGCTTCTAGAAAAGTTTTAACTTTTGGCAATGAATTTGATGTAGTATATGTATATCAATTGTCTCCAATATTACTCGCTATTCCAGGAATTATTTATAAATCAATACATAAAAAGAAATTAGTGTTGTATTGTTTGGATTTATGGCCGCAAAGCTTAATTTCAGGAGGAATCAAGCCGGGTTCTTTTGTCTATAATTGTTTCTTAGGTATTAGCCGTTATATTTATAGAAGGGCAGATATCGTTCAAATCAGCAGTAAGTCTTTCGAAAAATATTTTAAGAAAGAAATTAAAAAGGTGAAAGTACTGAGATATCAACCGCAATTTGCGGACGATTATTTCCTGCAATCTTTGCCAGATGAAAAGGTAGAGGAAGATAAAACGCATACTCATATTTTGTTTGCTGGAAATATCGGACATTTGCAGTCACTAGAAACGTGGATAGAAGCGGTCGCATTACTAAAAGATTCTAACTTAATTCTTGATGTGGTAGGCGACGGCTCTCATTTTGAAGCGATTAAAGAAAAAGTACAAAAATATCATTTAAATGATAAAGTAATCTTACATGGAAGAAAACCGAAAAGTGAAATGCCGATATATTATCAACAAGCAGATGCACTGGCTGTGTCATTGATAAATGATGAAGTAATTTCTTATACATTGCCGGGTAAAGTTCAAACTTATATGGCAAGTAAAAAACCAATTATAGCATCTATAAATGGTGAAGCTGCAGATATCATCAGAACAGCTGAATGTGGTTTGGTTAGTCCGGCAGAAAACGCGGAATTATTAGCGGAAAATATGAGAAAATTTATAGAAATCAGTCAAGCGGATAAAGACAGAATGGCAGATAATGGAGTCGACTATTATTTGAAACATTTCACTAAAGCAGATTTTGTACGTAGATTAATAGAAGATTTGCAATAG